One part of the Malus sylvestris chromosome 2, drMalSylv7.2, whole genome shotgun sequence genome encodes these proteins:
- the LOC126594782 gene encoding uncharacterized protein LOC126594782 has product MASFVHKLAKNAPALRTAASLKSYLFPKPTASLISHHSHLGAPKPEFSEDPVAQLGPASFHNAESPNPFLIFPNFPFGFCLNPISPAGFDRLGVLEAVEVESDDVRTIWADSVKKKRKKKMNKHKLKKLRKSLCRKSRA; this is encoded by the coding sequence ATGGCGAGTTTTGTCCACAAACTTGCTAAAAACGCACCGGCGTTAAGAACAGCGGCGTCCCTCAAATCCTATCTCTTCCCCAAACCCACAGCCTCCCTTATTTCTCACCATAGCCATCTGGGCGCTCCCAAACCCGAATTCTCAGAAGACCCGGTTGCCCAATTAGGTCCCGCAAGCTTCCACAATGCTGAATCTCCCAATCCCTTCCTTATTTTCCCCAATTTCCCATTTGGGTTTTGCTTAAATCCGATTTCCCCAGCTGGGTTCGATCGGTTGGGTGTTTTAGAGGCGGTCGAGGTGGAGTCCGATGATGTGAGGACGATTTGGGCTGACAgtgtgaagaagaagaggaagaagaagatgaacaagcaTAAGTTAAAGAAGCTCAGGAAGAGTCTTTGCCGCAAGTCCAGAGCTTGA